The following coding sequences are from one Nicotiana tabacum cultivar K326 chromosome 1, ASM71507v2, whole genome shotgun sequence window:
- the LOC107777335 gene encoding uncharacterized protein LOC107777335, translating to MTRGRGTKRSWGGRGGMSNKGGEGYQQLPNTSHANISEPSPPTSQQVGSKQHIISSHESSFRQLIRTSQDVHAQQTTSASQNVGGQQATPASLNIGHQQAPRSSQDVGYQQETHSQDVSAKQTLASYGSSNPQARRDTTRGIISLKVNGDTFCPHEAVRNVTTAFKKSFSGSWHCWSKVPEHVRDRWFNDFEKKYSFPSKDKVFIRWTFEHVGSERLSDSLGKAKRQFSKTKEIPGWIAKDHWDVLMEYWNSENFTKKSEINSKNRMSSNNGEGPSLHTGGSVAFAEYRRRHKEITGKDLRNNELFLKSHRTKNEKKWICGKSERMWHTFTEIIKVKVGETSTSRDEESFEVDDEEMERNMATNGDEE from the exons ATGACAAGGGGAAGAGGCACTAAACGTAGTTGGGGAGGTCGTGGGGGCATGTCTAACAAAGGGGGAGAAGGCTACCAACAACTACCGAACACTTCTCATGCCAATATTAGTGAACCATCACCCCCTACATCTCAACAAGTTGGTTCAAAACAACATATTATCTCGTCTCATGAAAGTAGTTTTCGGCAGCTTATACGTACATCTCAAGATGTTCATGCTCAACAAACAACttctgcttctcaaaatgttGGTGGTCAACAAGCAACTCCTGCTTCCCTAAATATTGGTCATCAACAAGCACCTCGTTCTTCTCAGGATGTTGGTTATCAACAAGAAACTCATTCTCAAGATGTTTCTGCTAAACAAACACTTGCATCTTATGGAAGTAGTAATCCACAGGCAAGACGAGATACTACTCGTGGAATAATATCTTTGAAAGTAAACGGAGACAC aTTTTGCCCACATGAAGCTGTTCGGAATGTAACAACAGCCTTTAAGAAAAGCTTCTCTGGATCATGGCATTGTTGGAGCAAAGTTCCGGAGCATGTACGAGATAGATGGTTCAATGACTTCGAG AAAAAATATTCTTTTCCTAGTAAGGATAAAGTTTTTATTCGATGGACTTTTGAGCATGTGGGGAGTGAAAGGTTAAGTGACAGTTTgggaaaagcaaaaagacaattttcaaaaacaaaagaaataccGGGATGGATTGCTAAAGATCACTGGGACGTTTTGATGGAATATTGGAACTCTGAGAATTTTACAAAGAAATCAGAAATCAACTCGAAGAATAGAATGTCATCTAATAATGGAGAAGGTCCTTCCTTACATACCGGAGGATCAGTTGCATTTGCTGAGTACAGAAGAAGACAc AAGGAGATAACAGGGAAAGATCTCCGTAATAATGAATTATTTCTGAAGTCTCACagaacaaaaaatgaaaagaagtggATATGTGGAAAGTCAGAAAGGATGTGG CATACATTTACAGAAATTATTAAGGTGAAGGTAGGTGAGACTTCAACATCAAGGGATGAAGAAAGTTTTGAAGTAGATGATGAAGAGATGGAAAGAAACATGGCAACAAATGGAGATGAGGAATGA